The following are from one region of the Brienomyrus brachyistius isolate T26 chromosome 13, BBRACH_0.4, whole genome shotgun sequence genome:
- the LOC125706785 gene encoding keratin-associated protein 4-7-like, translating to MRSAGRESECELPILISVLPMFVCCCLSLSPECVPPACCLSLSPECVPPACFLSLSPECVPPACCLSLSPECVPPSLLPEPLSLVSCFLSLSPECVPPACCLSLSPECVPPACCLSLSPECVPPACCLSLSPECVPPACCLSLSPECVHPACFLSLSPECVLPACFLSLSPECVHPACCLSLSPECVLPACFLSLSPECVHPACCLSLSPECVLPACFLSLSPECVHPACCLSLSPECVPPACFLSLSPECVPPACFLSLSPECVPPACFLSLSPECVPQSPMWVP from the exons ATGAGAAGTGCCGGCCGGGAGTCCGAGTGCGAGCTGCCCATTCTCATTTCTGTGCTTCCGATGTTCGTTT GCTGTTGCCTGAGCCTGTCCCCTGAGTGTGTACCCCCAGCCTGCTGCCTGAGCCTGTCCCCTGAGTGTGTCCCCCCCGCCTGCTTCCTGAGCCTGTCCCCTGAGTGTGTCCCCCCCGCCTGCTGCCTGAGCCTGTCCCCTGAGTGTGTCCCCCCCAGCCTGCTGCCTGAGCCTTTATCTTTAGTGT CCTGCTTCCTGAGCCTGTCCCCTGAGTGTGTACCCCCAGCCTGCTGCCTGAGCCTGTCCCCTGAGTGTGTCCCCCCAGCCTGCTGCCTGAGCCTGTCCCCTGAGTGTGTCCCCCCAGCCTGCTGCCTGAGCCTGTCCCCTGAGTGTGTCCCCCCAGCCTGCTGCCTGAGCCTGTCCCCCGAGTGTGTCcaccctgcctgcttcctgagcCTGTCCCCCGAGTGTGTCCTCCCCGCCTGCTTCCTGAGCCTGTCCCCTGAGTGTGTCCACCCTGCCTGCTGCCTGAGCCTGTCCCCCGAGTGTGTCCTCCCCGCCTGCTTCCTGAGCCTGTCCCCTGAGTGTGTCCACCCTGCCTGCTGCCTGAGCCTGTCCCCCGAGTGTGTCCTCCCCGCCTGCTTCCTGAGCCTGTCCCCTGAGTGTGTCCACCCTGCCTGCTGCCTGAGCCTGTCCCCTGAGTGTGTCCCCCCGGCTTGCTTCCTGAGCCTGTCCCCTGAGTGTGTCCCCCCAGCCTGCTTCCTGAGCCTGTCCCCTGAGTGTGTCCCCCCAGCCTGCTTCCTGAGCCTGTCCCCTGAGTGTGTCCCCCAGTCTCCTATGTGGGTCCCCTGA